TGAAGCCGATTCGAGAGGAGGATAAGCGGGGCGAAGAAAGAGATCGATAGCAGGGAGAGGAGGAGAGTCCTCTGCCATCGACGACTTTGCTTCATGAATATGCcaaacactaaacccaaatcttaatCGTTCtccaggaagaagaagaagcaacgaATCTCTCTCTGGAGATGTCCTGCTTGATCAACAAGCAAGAGGCGAGACGCTGGATaaacttagggtttatagatCCTTCTGGTGGTTTTGGGTTCCTCTAGAAATGGCAGTTTGTATGATTCTTCGCCTTGAGTTTCTGGGGGAGTTTAGATTCAGAGCTTCCTTCATGAATCATTCtcttctaatttattttaaatcattgtttaatgatatatatttaatgtacttTAGGTTAATGACGCGGTGATGCGGATCAGGTGCGGGCGGGTGTACATGTGAAGTTATGTGACTTCTTTTGGAAATTTATAATAACCACCAATAGGAAATAGACACGTAGATGGATTTAGGCTAGGTTGCCTTTTGGATTTGCCTTGTTAAATGTTAACCGTGTtcgttttattttgttaaatcttctgtttcattttatttgtgTAGAATGGTAAGAGTTAGAGGTAAATTGTGGAGAGGTGAAATTGAGTTTAGTCTCTCCACAAGTATTATATACTTGAACAAAACATAATTAACATGATTAACAACACTCTGTGGTATAGGAATTGCTTCCATAATGCTACATTTGATGAACTTTTAACACTCTTTTTGCGAGAATAAGATTTTGTGGAGACATGGTGCTCTACTAGTGTTTATTCCTCTCTATGGAATCTCCGGGATCATTACTTGAACTGCATGAGCAGTCGAAATGCCTTGTACAATCTCTTAATATAAGAACATATAACATCAACGGTAGACGGGCAATGTAGATTTGAGATATATTTTGCTTTACAAATCATGTTTTGTGATCACCAGCTGCAGTGAAGAGGGCTTTAAGGAAGGCCAATAAGTGAATCTAGTGTTTAGTGTGTTGGCGATCTTAGTATTGGTTCACTCTCTAGGCGGTAGTCTGTAAATGATCCTGAAGTGGTTCAATCTCTAAAGTTCTTGtagttcatatataatatagCTAAATCCCTTATAAGGATGTTTCATTTCATCAATGGTTACAAGAAGCAAACTCGTAGCTACTTAAGTCAACGTTGAGGTTATACACAATCAACAAATTAAATGTTCCTCCCTACTTTTACAATCGATGTACTCTTTACACTCTCTTGTCTTTGAGCTTtggatgttgttgttgtttagatCTTTCAACTTTCTGAATGGAGTATTTGAGTTCCTGTTGAATGTTAAACCTTGAAGGTGAAAGAACAATGTCTTTCCAGATTGATCCGGCTTCACAAGCTGGGTTCGGTTGGTTATAGAGCTGGTATATTGAGTCTGCGTTCTCGTTCAAACCTCCCACTCGTTTCAAACAGTCTATCTCCTCTGGATCCACCAGCAatgtcttctccttctctttccaACCTATCAGCTGCCATAAAACCACAACTTTCACCTGTTATTAGTGATTCTTGTCTAATTACAAAACAGCAACactctaggttttgttgtagagGTGAGAATTCTTGTTTAGTCTAGTGTATGACTGTTGTAACCAATGTCAAAAAATTGCTAGGTGGTAATTAGGCCATATAGGAGATTACTGATTAATCAGGAGCCTAGACTAATTTTTTGATCCCCTACACCGATTTCTTATATActgttaaaaaaatttgttattagGTTCGATTTGACGCATAGAACGtactagaccgatttttagaacactggttGTAATTAGTCCATGCGTAGTGCAAGGAAGTATAGCTTGGTTAATTTGAGTGAACTTGTGAAGGTTTAGAGAGGGAGCTATGTGAATGAGTTGGAGCATTTTTGATTGGTCTAAGAACTTGGTTTATGCATTGATCTGAGAGTTTAGTTCTTTTGGTTCAAGTCTGAACACTAACCTTTGGTGAGCCTTCCAGAGCATTGGTGCAGTAGAGCCTAGCACCATCAACAAGGCTACAATACGTAGGAAACGCATCTGCAAACCTTTTGTGAGATCTTAGCTGAGATCTCACCCTAACCGCTCTTCTACACATGATAGCTCTCCTACACTCCCagccaaaaaaacaaaaacatgcaAGTTAAGAGACAAACTTGAAGGATAGATAAGATAAAGAGTTGCTTGCTTGCTTGCACTCACCTAATGCCTCTTATAACAGCTAAGTATGCATCACACACGACTCCAACTAGTTCTATCCTATACGGCTTCCTCCTCCTCCCATCCTCCTGCAGCTGTTGTCTTTCACCAATCCGTTCCCAGTAATCCTCTGTGATTACCCCATCATCATCAACCTTGTATCCAGCTCCCATTCTGTAATGGTGACGGTGCACATTCCTCGCCATTGTTATCGTCTGCACCACAAATGGTACCCAAGAGAGTGTCCCATCCATTATCACGTCCCTCCCTTCGTTCAGTGCCGTCACTAGCAGCGATGAAGCTGCGTCTGTTGATGACTGGTGAACCAGTTCAGCTGTCTGGATCATATCTACATGTCCACGAGAGCTCAAGGCTCTGTATATGACGTCAGATTCCTTGAAAGCATCAGCTTCAATTACCACAGCGTCTGCTCCTGCCCAAAACGCTCTGAATCCATATGATAAAAACAAAGGTAAGCTTCAACAACACATTCTTTAAGTATAATATATTGATGATTAAGGAGATGTTTAATTACTCCTTGAGTATGTCCTTAAGAACAGTGCTTTTGCCTGCACCCATCCCACCACCCATGAGGAGTAGAACCGGGCTTCTGTCTTTGTGAGCCACTGGTTCCATAACCTCAGTGCACTGTGAGTCATCCACAGACGCTATCCCCATTGCTCTCATCTCCTCTACCAAAGTGTTGAACACTCTTGCTACTTTTAAGTTCTTAGTCACCCTATTGATCCTCTGTTCCCTATACCACATACCACACTATCATTTATGTATCACACTAAAACACAGAcacaatgttcaaaaaatcgcTAGATGGTAGTTAAACGCTCAATAGAAGACTAGCACTTAAATAGTCATTCGGTGTCTAGACGCGTTAacgaattatttatttattacatatttcatatttatatcaCATATTTTATGCTTATTGTGCTTCATTAGAGAATCCCTCtagtaaaatactaaaatttagatataacaaaaaataaataaaattggagAAAAATGATTATCACTTAATTATAGACAAATTATATTGGTgaagataatataattaaattagtcaTAACCACTTTGATATTAGTTAAACGATTTAGACAAATTTAGATcgatttaaaccaatttaaaataatttaactggTCTAGATCGGTTTAAATGGATTGGAATAACTCAAAtcgaactttaaaaaaatcgtTTCGGTTATGATCAATTTGTCACCTAGGTGGAAGCCACCtataccgatttttagaacattgctAAAGCACAACACATGTTCTTTGTTCCTTACCTTGTAGCTGCCATCACAATCTGCTTCAGCTTCCTCTTAGGCTCAGTGTCCGCATGTAGAATCTGAGATTGATATATCACATTGAGTGTTTTGGTCTATAATTTGTTCATGACAGGAGAAAGGGATATTTTTACACACAAACCTGACTAATCATGAGATCAGCGTGGCTCCAATGAAAGGCAAAGTAGCTGAGAATGCATCTTTCAAACTCCTCAACGAGCTTAATGAAGAGAGAATCAGCGTCAGGCTCTTGAGAGAAGAAGCTGTAAATGTCTTCTTCACAGCATTCTGATTTGCTGATGTACTCTGCTGCTAGCTTGCAGAGATTCGGACAGTCTCTTCTGTCTTTAAACCCCATCTGCCTCGCCACGTAATGAGAGAACCTCTCGAGTTTCTCATGGTCTTTGTGTTTGTGAGATGTTTTTAGACGAGGGATGATTTTGGTGTCACGTAGTCTCCTGAGACGGTAATGCGCTGCGGCTGCTAGCATCAAACTGATCGATGATACCACCAGTACCTGCGTGTActctgcaacaacaacaactcattCAGTTTCAGACTATTcaagaagaaaataataaaccaaaaaaaaactggacCTCTCTGCATGGCTATGGATTGGTAGGGGATCAATTGGTGTGAGTTTTGATGGAACTCAGAAGATTGGTCGTTGTCGCcattgttgttgtgttctttgAGTCTCTTTTGTGTTTTTCTCCGTTCACTGCGGCGAGATTAATGATTATGGCTTCCTCACCACCATCCAATTTAGTCGTATGTTGCTAAAATAGCTCAGACCGATTACGCAGGAGATACATTGGTCTCTGAAACGAAGTCTAATAATAGAGCAGACCTTTACAAGTAGCAAGCAGAAGCATCGAACGAGTAAACTTGaattgatttattatgataatgATTCTGTGTGaaccaaaattaatattatCTGATTTGGCCAAAAACCGTAATTATTCGAATAATTATCATATGAAGAGAGACTTGAGAAGCAAGCAAGATAAATAGATGAGCTAAACAAAAGAAGCATagagataaaagaaaaaaattgcgTAAACAATCAGATCTTAGCATTCAGAAGGCGATGGAGGAGAAACTCAATATCATAGATACAGAGGGTCAAGTCATTGACCGAGAAATCGAAACATCCTCAACCAAATAATGTCCTAAAACCTATTTTAAAAACTCGACAAAGGAACAAGACTACTAATATTACATAGGAGCAATACAAGTTGTCCTGAAATGACCCGTCTGTTGACACCGGCTACAATGAACCAGACGCTTCACACGATCACCATCATCCACTGGTCTTATCCTCCTCCTCCCCCTCCGAGCACCTCCTGTTACGTTTGGCGTTCTTattccaccaccaccaccttctATCTTTAAAACCTTTTCTCTCCACTCAACATTATCCGAAACCGGCTCTATACTCTCACCATAAGTTCTCCTGTAACTCTCCACAGTGAAACAACTCTCCGCGTACTTATACACATCCTCTTCGCAAGACAAGAGAGCTCCAACGGCGTGGCTACACGGCAAACCGAAAGCCTCCCAACGACGACACAGACAAGAACGTTTTTGTACATCCACAACAACGTTACCTTCACTATCCATGACTTCAAACTCAGCTTCGTTCGCTCTGTAAACTCGGTGGCCGCGAGATTTCGCTATAGCCGCAAGCATTCGACTCTCAGCAGAAGGAACAAGCACATCAGACCAATGCAAGCTCGCCTCGCGTCGCTCTTTGAAGAGACTCATCAAACGGCGGTGGATACACTCCATCGTCTGGATGATAGGAAGACCAGAGACATCTTCAATCCAATTATTAAGCGAATCGGTAACCACATTCGCTGTTAACTGCCCGAACCTCGTTCCTTCGAAGCACGCCGACGCCCATCGCGAAGGAGAGATGTTCTGTAACCATAAAAAGGCCTCCGGAGATATCTGCTGGATGCTGTTGAGTCTCGCATTGAACTCTAAGACGGTAGGAGAATGC
The window above is part of the Brassica napus cultivar Da-Ae chromosome C8, Da-Ae, whole genome shotgun sequence genome. Proteins encoded here:
- the LOC125591364 gene encoding calmodulin calcium-dependent NAD kinase-like, whose product is MQREYTQVLVVSSISLMLAAAAHYRLRRLRDTKIIPRLKTSHKHKDHEKLERFSHYVARQMGFKDRRDCPNLCKLAAEYISKSECCEEDIYSFFSQEPDADSLFIKLVEEFERCILSYFAFHWSHADLMISQILHADTEPKRKLKQIVMAATREQRINRVTKNLKVARVFNTLVEEMRAMGIASVDDSQCTEVMEPVAHKDRSPVLLLMGGGMGAGKSTVLKDILKEAFWAGADAVVIEADAFKESDVIYRALSSRGHVDMIQTAELVHQSSTDAASSLLVTALNEGRDVIMDGTLSWVPFVVQTITMARNVHRHHYRMGAGYKVDDDGVITEDYWERIGERQQLQEDGRRRKPYRIELVGVVCDAYLAVIRGIRRAIMCRRAVRVRSQLRSHKRFADAFPTYCSLVDGARLYCTNALEGSPKLIGWKEKEKTLLVDPEEIDCLKRVGGLNENADSIYQLYNQPNPACEAGSIWKDIVLSPSRFNIQQELKYSIQKVERSKQQQHPKLKDKRV